ATAATCTAGCCTTTGCAGCTATTATACTAACTGCTTCGAGACTTTCAGATCAATTTGGCAGAAAAAAACTGTTTATTACAGGAGTATTTTTATTTACCATCTCTTCACTACTAGCGGGTATTTCAAATTCCCTTGGAGTACTTATATTTTTTAGAGCACTTCAAGGGTTATCCGCAGCTTTTGTTGTGCCTGTTGCAATGCCTCTTTCTGCTGAAATATTTCCACCAGAAAAAAGAGGAACTATTATGGCTCTTTGGGGAGCTTTTGCCGGTCTTGCTGCTGCAAGTGGACCAACGCTTGGTGGTATATTAACTACATGTTTTAATTGGAGATATATTTTTTTTATTAATGTCCCTATAGGTTGTATTTGTATAATACTAACTATGAAATTCATAAAGGAATCTTATGATCCAACTGCAAGTAAAAATATAGACTTTGGTGGAATTTTGACAATCTCCACTGCTATGTTTTGCTTAACTTTCGCATTAATAAAGGCTAATGAAAAAGGCTGGACTTCACTCTTTATACTTTCCCTCTTTGCCGCTTTTGCTATATCCCTTATACTATTTGTCATTATCGAACTAAAAGTTAAGGATCCGATGCTCCCACTTAGTTTATTTAAATCCGTACAATTTACAAACGGCTCAATTTCTCTATTCCTACTCGGACTTGGTATGATGTCTGGTTCCTATTTGCTAGCTTTTTTCCTAATTCAGGTTAAAGGATTAAATCAACTGTCAGCAGGACTTATTATTTCAACTATGTCCTTAAGTTCAATGTTTTTTTCAATATTAGCTGCTATTTTGACAAAAAAATTAGGTAGCAGAT
This window of the Clostridium estertheticum genome carries:
- a CDS encoding MFS transporter: MNKKYQIISFVAIILGFFMALLDTTVVNITLPKMTEYFNTTMAHISWVVNAYNLAFAAIILTASRLSDQFGRKKLFITGVFLFTISSLLAGISNSLGVLIFFRALQGLSAAFVVPVAMPLSAEIFPPEKRGTIMALWGAFAGLAAASGPTLGGILTTCFNWRYIFFINVPIGCICIILTMKFIKESYDPTASKNIDFGGILTISTAMFCLTFALIKANEKGWTSLFILSLFAAFAISLILFVIIELKVKDPMLPLSLFKSVQFTNGSISLFLLGLGMMSGSYLLAFFLIQVKGLNQLSAGLIISTMSLSSMFFSILAAILTKKLGSRFLSAFGIFLLCASCYLNSSLTQNSSNTDIILRLIVAGAGTGLSMATLIGSIIANVPVDKIGIASGISNMTRTLGTVLGVALFLTIFTSNMTTQISDAKDSAVQTIKNDTVFDNKTKLQMISSIKAGSDKSVSLSEILNTIDKKETAVLASSPAMAENKIKESFESQKKETKKIVPTIQDTFLTYTVKAFSFTFKMSAVILLPGILFALFSDKKRYPNIKNKQVV